The stretch of DNA AGCGGTGAGCTGCGTGTTGCCACCTACCAGTACCGACGAGGCGCCCGTGATCTCAATGCGGATGACCGTAGTTGCCATGGTCATGGTCACGCTCACGGCCACGTTGGGCAGCACCTCGACCCCGGCGGTGGCGTCGCAGATCACCGTCCCTGTGCCGTTGAGGCCGTCATAGCCCTTGATGATCAGCGTCGTGGCCCCGATGTGCACTGCCTCGACGGTGACGTTGACGACTTCCTCTGACGGGCTGGTCCGGTTCACGATGATGGGGGCGCACTTGGGCAACCCCGTATTCGTGTCTATGACCTCGATGACCAGGGACATCAGCTTGGCCGGCAGGTACTCGGGCATGACCACCCCATCGGGAAGTGCCGGGAACCTGACGCTGAACCGCAGCGATCCCACGTCGCCGCCGCCGCTGCCACTTCCCCCCCCGCAACCGCACAGCAAGATGATCGCCAGCAGGCCTGCACCCAGAACCATCATGCGCGTGCTCATCTCGTCCTCCTCCGTGCTCTTGCTCGTGGATGAATGATGTCTAGTCGAACCCCTTGATGACGCCCAGGCTCACGACCGTGTCGTCCTCGGGCCTGGCCAGCACCGACAGCACCGTCGTCCAGTTGTGCCCGAACTCGCGGTAGGCCCGCGCGGACAAGAGCGACCCCTGCCCCTCCCGGTGGGCATATTCGAGGAACAGGTCCACATCATAGCGGTCGTACAGCTCGGGGAAGTAGGCGCCCAGAGTCTCGAGGCTCCGGTCCGCCGGATCGGAGCCGAACTCCCCATACACGTCCCATTTGCCGGCAATCACGGGGAAAGAGAAGTCCATCGAGACCCCGGTGCCGATGTCGTTGTAGTGCAAAGCGTTGAAGCCCACCGTGCCCCGGAAGATCGAGCCCTCGACGCGGGTGTAGTAGCCGCGCAGGTGGTCCTGATCCAGCGGCAGGAAGTCATGGACATAGCCCAGGTCAAAGCGCACGGCCCCCAGCTGTGGCTGCCACCGGACGGCGTCGGCCGTGTCGAAGCCGACGAGCGTGCCCAGGTTACTGTTGTTGACCGGCCCCATGATGAAATGCTGGCGCCCGACGGTGACATCGCCGCAGCGGGGGCGCGCCTTGGCGAAGGCCTCGCTGATCTCGGCGCGCCACTCGCAGTCGGTGCGCGTCCAGGCCAGGCCGCCCAGCTCGAAGTAGATGTCGTTCCACACGGCGCTGGGCCGTACTCGCACCCCGGCCAGGCTGCTGTCGGTGCTGCCCAGGGCGAAGAGGTCGGCCCGAGTGGTGCGACCGTAGAAGCGCTTGCCGAAGGCCTTGGCCGGTTCGGTCTGCAGCATCGTCAGGGGCGCCACATCGAGCGCCACATCCGGCGCGGGCAGCGGGAGTGCGGCCAGGCGTTGTCCCGAGGACCTGCGCTGCCCGTCCGCCACGGAAGCCGTCCCCACCCGGGTGCTCTGCAGATCAATGACCACGGTGCCGTTGTGCAGCGGGTACCATCCATCCGCGCCCATGGCGGGCGAGTGGCTCGCTTGGAACTCGGCGCGCTGCGCCAACCCGGTAGGCGAGGCCGGGGTGGACTGCAGGTTGGTGTGGGGGGCCAGACCCTCCCACCACTGGTCGGCCGTCCCGCTGAAGAACTCCTCGCCGGGCACGTGGCGCACCTCGCCGGGGGTGCCGTCCCGCCCGATGCGGGCCTGCGTGCCCCGCCCCACTTCACGCGTCTGCCCACCGCCGCTCAACTCGGCCAGTCCATCAAAGATGGTGAGGACGTTCGTCGCCCGCTCGCGCGCCGCGCCCATGTCTCCGGCGTCGAACTCCAGCACTGTGCCCTTGATGGAGGCCACGCCCGTGCCGCCCTGGATGCGGGCCGTCGTGCCCTTCACGATCCGCGCGTACAGCTTGCCATAGCCCATGGAGAGGTCTTTGCCGGCGATCTTGACGAGGGTCAGGTCGCTCAGCGGGGAGAGGCGAATGAGGCTGCCGTCGGAGAACTTGATCTCACACTTGCCCCGCTTGCCGGTACGCACCTGCGCCCCGGCGCCCAGCATCCGGCCGACCTTCGCCGGCGCCCAGGTCGCGCCGGCCGAGGCCCGGCACTTCACGTCGAGCAGGACCGCCGTGATCTTGGCTGTCTGCGCCGACACCGCGGCCGGGAGCAGGGCCAGCACCAGCAGCAGGCAGCAGGCGATCTTGGGTCGGTTCATGGCTGGCTCGTCTCCCCTACCGGCTGTGTCGGCGGATGCAAGTCGGGCAGATCCACCGTGTACAGCTCGAGTGTCTCGGCGCGGCCACGTACGCTCTGGGTGCCCAGATGCTTGAGGGGCAGGTCGGTCGTCCCCAGCGCCGCCACCGTCTGCCCACTCATCAGGATTCCGGTCCGGAAGTCCTTGTTGAGCCCCTCGATGCGCGAGGCGGTGCTGACGGTATCGCCGATCACCGTGTATTCCAGCATTTGCTCGGAGCCGATGTCCCCGGCCACGAGCGCCCCACTGTGGATGCCGATGCCCATGAGCAGAGGCGCCTGGCCCGCCGCCACGGCAGCAGCGTTTTCGGCCGCCATGCGCCGCTGCATGGCCACCGCGGCCCGCACCGCCCGGGCCGCATGGTCGTCCTGGGCCACCGGGTCCCCAAACACGGCCATGATGCCGTCACCGATGAACTTGTGTATGGTTCCCCCAAACTCGCGGATGACCTCCACCATCGCCGTGAGATACTTGTTGAGGCGCTCGACCACGACCTCGGGGTCGCTGGTGGAGCACAGGGTCGTGAAGCCGCGCAGGTCGCTGAACATCACTGTCGCGTCCAGCCGCCGCCCCTGCACTTTCCTGACCGGATTGCTCAGGATGACGTGGAGTACTTCGGCCGACACTCGTTGCTGCCAGGCCCGGCGCAGCCGTAGCCGTGCCCGCTCCTCAGTCAGGTACATGTAGACCGTGCCTGCCACGTAGGCCAGGAGACCGCTCAGGAGCGGCGGCACCAGCGGCAGCCACAGCCGCATCTGCCACATCAGCAGGAACGTCGCCAGGACCGTCACAGCCAGCAGCACGAGGGTCAGCAGCCCGGCCCGCAGGGGGCGCAGGTACACCGTGGCCGCCGCCACGAGTAGTGCCAGCAGTCCCGTCACCAGCCACAGGACCGGCAGCGGCGTCGGGCGGATGGCGCTGCCCTCCAGCAGCGTCACCAGGGCATTGGCTTGAACCTCCACCCCCGGCATCTGCACCAGCCGTGCTTCCTCCGGGTGTCCCGGGTCCTGACGGGCCATGGGCGTCGGGTAGACATCCTGCAGGATCTCCGCCGTGCCGCCCACCAGGACGATCTTGTCGCGGAAGGTCCCCGGCGGGGTGATCCCCTCGAGCACCTGGTAGTAGGGCACGTACTTGATGGTGCCGGCCGGCCCGGTGTAGTTGATGAGGATGGTGTCCCCGCCGATATACGGATGACCGCTGGCCCCGGCCCGGAGGCCCGCCGCGGCAATCGCGGCCGGATCGCGCCCGAGGTAGTGCGCCGCCAGCATCACCGGCAGCGTGTAGTAGGGCTCTTCCTGGTGCTGCCGGGTCAGCCAGGCCCGGCGCACGGTGGCGTCCGGGTCGCGCGGGATGTTCGTCAGCCCCACGTCCAGCATCGTCTCGGCGAAGCAGTCGACGGGGAAGCTGACGCTGCTGACACCGGTGGCCATCTCCTCGCCGCGAGTGGCAGTGTCCTGGTTGAGTTGGCCAGCCAGGATCACACGCCCGCAGCGCGCCATGGCCTGCGCCAGCGCCTCGTCGGCGGCCGGGTCGTCCGAGGGGCTGTCGAAGAGGATGTCCATGCCAATGACTCGCGCACCGTCCGCGGCCAGCCGGTCGAGCAGACGGGCGTGCACCGAGCGCGGCCAGGGCCACTCGCTCAGGCGGTTGCGGGCCTGCTTGAGCGACTCGTTGTCAATGGCGACGATGACGACTTGCTCGTTGAAGCGGGAGGGACGGCTGGCGAGACGGGAGTCGTAGGCGCCCAACTCCAGGCGCCACAGCAGAGACCCCAGGGGGGCGGGGGGGCGATGCAGAACCACAGCCGCTGCCGCGGCGGCGACAGTGCAGAGCACGACAGCCAGTGCGGACCGGATGCGCCGTTGGTTCATTGGGAGACCCCGGGGGAGCGGCCGGCTTCCACCGACGGCCGACGTCAGTAAGCGCCGCGACCGCTCAGTACGGCTGGAATGGTCAGCAACAGGATCTTGAGGTCAAGCCACAGGCTGCGCCGTCGCACGTACTCGATGTCCAGCTCGACCCACCGCTCAAAGGGAATGTCGCTGCGGCCGCTGATCTGCCAGATGCACGTCAGGCCGGGACGGATGGCGAGGCGCTCGCGCTGCCACGGCTCGTAGTTCTCGACCTCCTCCGGCAGCGGCGGGCGTGGCCCCACCAGGCTCATCTGCCCCATCAGCACATGGAACAACTGCGGGGTCTCGTCCAGACTGGTCCTGCGGATCCAGCGTCCAACGCGTGTGATGCGGGGGTCCCGGCGGATCTTGAACACAGGGCCACTGGCCTCGTTGACTGCCTCCAGATCGGCGCGGATGCTCTCCGCGTTGGCCACCATGGACCGGAACTTCAGGAACCGGAAGGGGAGGCCGTTCTCCCCCAGGCGGGTCTGGCCGTAGAGGACCGGCCCCCGTGACTCCAGCTTGATGGCCAGGGCCACCAGAGCCATGGGGAGGCCCAGGAACAGGAGCGCGAAGCCGGCGCCAATGACGTCAATGACGCGCTTGGTGACCATGTAGGCGCGGGAGACGCCCGTCCGCGGAGGTGCGATGGTGGCGGCCTCGGTGGGGAGCCGCACGGGCTGGACCTGGGTCATGGGGAAAGCGTGGACGCGCGCGACCCGCCTCACTGGTACCAGAAGCGGACCGCCGGCACGTAGACGCTGGCTAACACCTCCTCCAGAAGCTCCCGCGCTGCCTCAATCGCCCCAGGCCGGGGGTAGGTGCTCAGGGACAGCATCAGGCCGCCGGTTCCCCGCGGGGCCTGCGACACTGCCCAGCCCTGCTGCATCCAGTCGCCGGTCGTTCCCCCCCTGTGCGCGAACACGTACAGTACCAGGATCTCCTGGCTGCCGCGCCGACCGTGTAGCATCTGCCCGTGCAGCGGCCCCGCATGGGGACAGCCCGGCGGCGCCGCCACACTGACTAGTTTCTTCTCCGACACCTGCCAGCCCTGCTGCGGCAGGCACGACAGCGGGGAATGCACTGCCCGCCAGTCGGTGCCGTAGACCAGACTCAGGTGAACGTTCCGGTTCGACGACTTGTACTCCAGCTCGTCCATCACGTCGGCGCCCAGATACTGGAAGATGCGCTGATCCACCGGGACGCGCTCCGCCGCCATGTCCCCAATCCGGGTCGGGATGTCGCGGAAGTCCACGCGATAGCGCACCTGCGGGGCGCGCCGCGCCCACAGCAGATTGGCATAGGCGGCGCCCCCCAGCAACAGCACCGCGGCGACTAGATATCGTCGCGCATCCGCGTGCATCCGATGAGACTCCCAAAGGCGAATAGTGTGAGCAGCGCGATCAGGAACACGAGCATGCCTGACAGCGTGTGGAAGAACCCTTCGGCCGCTTTGGGGCCGAAGGACTGCGCCAGCACCAGGGTCAGCCAGATGCGGATGGCGTTGGCGACCAGGGCTGCCGGCAGCGACATGGCGAAGATCAGCAGGCGCTTGAGCATGGGCGCCACCACGACGTATGCATACAGGGCGCCCAGAGCGGTCATGGCGATGGCTGACTTGAGGCCGCTGCAGGCGATCGCCACCTCAAAGCGGTAGCCGGGGATCTGCAGCGAGGTGCCTGAGCGGACGACCGGTATGCCCAGGAAGCCGGCCGTGCCGCCAGCGATCCTGGCCCCCCATAGCTGCATCGGCTGAGCGAACTTGTCCACCAGCAGCCGCCCCATCGGCACCATGAACAGCAGGAACACGAGGGGGAAGATGATGACGCGCGCCGCCGGCCAGCCCCACAGCCAGATCACCAGTCCGATGATGACCGTCACGAGGGCGAAGCCCTGCGGGAAGTTGACGTCCTTGGCGATGGCGACCAGATGCAGGGCCAGGCCGAGAGCGATCAGCGGTAGGCCGAGGGCGAAGTCCCGCCGCGGCGCGGCGGCGAGTTCGTCGCGTCGCCGGTAGATCAGGTACGCGGTGATCAGCGGAATGAGGAAGCCGTGCCCGTAGTACTCGTTGTGCCAGCCCTTCTGCCAGAGCCAGACGAAGTGCTGGTGCCAGCCGGCCACGAGCAGCAGTGCCAGGAGCGCCAACACCAGGGGGGAGGGGGAGGCAGAGGTTCGGGGCAGCGCCGGTGTCTGTGCAGCGTCCTGTGCCTCAGCGGCCATGGAGCGTCCCACGCATCTCGTTCGTTAGCGGTGGCTGCGGCGGCGGCGCACCCGGCCGTGCCGCAGGTGCCGCGAGGCACGGGCCAGGCGGGGCGGAACCAGGTAGACAAGGGCCCCGATGGCGGCCCCGGCCAGGGCGATGAGCAGTGTGTACCCCAGCCCGCCCACCAGGCTATTGACCAGCTTGATGGCAGACGTCGCCAGAGTGTACCAGGCGTAGTACAGCCGTTCGCCGATCGCGCGCGGCACTACACCCTCGGGTGTCGCCCGCTGAGCCAGCGCGGTCACGATCAGATTGAGCAGCCCGCTGGCAAGCACGGCGACAAGCGCGCCCAGCAGGGCGTTGCGCACCATGGCGCGGGGCTTGACCCTGTCGCTGCGGCTGCGCCGACGGACGCGGACCGCCTTGATCCAGTCCGTACCGCAGGCCGGGCAGCGGGACAGGTTCGACGGGAAGGCCTGGCCGCAGAAGCACAGGCGGTACTGCTTCTGGCCGCAGTGTGGGCACACCTGGGCGTCCAGCGCCAGCGTGCCGCCGCAGCGGTGGCACGCTTTTGCTTGCCCCCCGGCGGCGTCAGGTGGCCCCGTGTCGCCCGGCTGCGTCACCTCGACATCTTGCTCCGGCGCAGCCGGCTGGCCGTCCGACACCGTGCACACCTGCCCTGAGTATCAACGTGACGGCAGCGGGATGCTGACCGACCCGAGCGCCTCACTGGGGCGCCGGCAGCGTCCCCGTGGAGGCAACATCAGGCACACGCTCGAACAGCACCCAGTTGCCGTTGGCGAACGTCTGGCGGACACGCCAACTCGACACCGTGGGCGTCCGCGTGACGGCCATGCGCCATAACTGCGCCCAGCCCTGGGCCTGCTCCGGCCGCGCCACATCCACGATCTGCGGTGTGAGTACCAGCCAGCGGACCTGCCCCACCACTTGCTCGATGCGGCGCAGGTCCACGTCGTTGCGCGGCAGCCAGATCGCCGGGCGGTCTGCATACCACGCGATGGCCCACGGCATGTCACTGAGCACCACAGCGGGGGCGTTCTCCCGCCCGCCGAGCTGCGGGATCATGGCGTTCAGTTCCTGGCTGGCCCGGCGCACCGCGGTGGGCACCGGCGACGCAACCGGCCGGCCGGGAGCCAACTGCAGGAACAGCGGCACCAGGTGCAGCACCATCAGCACCACCACCGCGAACACGGTCCAGCGCACGCGCAGACGCTCCGTCAGCGGCTTCATCCGCAGGTCGAGCAGTTGGTAGAAGAAGGCGACGGCAATGACCGTGCACACCGGCGCCATCGGCATGAGCAGGCGCGTGTCGTGGCCCATGATGCACAGGGCGAAGAACAGCAGTAGCGCCAGGATGTATAGCCCTGGCCGCAGCCGGTCCATCCCGGCATGGCCCAGGGGCACGATCACCCCGACAAGGAAGAACGGCATGATGGCCAGGCCGGTGAAGGAGAACCACAGCGGGTACGCCTCTACGGCAGCGTCGCGACACCGCTCGTAGATCTCGCGGGGCGCCGAGAACATGAAGGAGACCACGCCCGGCGGGTTCTGCTCGTACGACCGGTAGATCATGTTGCCGCTGAAGGTGCGGGTGTTGACCATGGCCTCGTAGGCGCTGGCATTGCTCAGCGGGTTCCCCGTCACCCGGTAGGTGCGGTAGAACCACGGGAGCAAGACCACCACGAAGGCCGCCGTGAACAGTATGATGTTCGGCATTCGCTGCCTGGCCGAGGCGTTCAGGACGAGGACCAGGAGTACTGGCGCGAAGGCCATCAGCCAGGTGAAGTGGGTGAGATACAACAGGCCGGTGAGTACCCCGGCGACGGCGGCCAGGGGCATGCGCATCGGGGCGCGGCTCTGGTGGAGGATCAGCACTACGCACAGCAGCGTGAACAGCAGCCCCAGCAGCGCGCCCTCGGTGCCCGAGACGCCCACGGTCAACGCCACGACGTTCGTGCCCAGGACGATGGCGCTGAGCATCCCGACCTTGCGCGAGAAGGCCGTCTGGCCCAGCCAGAACACCAGGGGAATCGTCAGCAGGAACGGTATGCCCGAACTCCACGAGATGCTCTGGTTCGACGGCCCGAACAGGCGGAATAGCAGCGACATGAACAGGGGCTGTAGCGGGGCGTGGACGAGGTCGGGGTGGCTCTGGATACTCGGTGCGAGAGCCAGCGTCAGGGGCCGGATCAGGTCCGTGGTGAAGCCCTGGCCGGTGGCAATGTTGCGTGCCACCTGGGCCAGGTCCATGGCCCGCAGGTCACTGAGCTCGGCCATCCGGGCCGACTGGTAGACGACGAAGACGAACAGAACGCCGACTGCGAGTACCGCGCCCGCCAGCCACACCCGCAGCATCTTGGGCACAGGGGCGTTCTCTACCATACGGACCTCCAGGGGAGCGATGCTGGCGGCAACCACTTGAGTCTATCACAAGACCCGGCTCCCGAACAAGCGTCACCTCAGGCCCCGGCCGCCTTCATGCCCCAGGCCGCGCTGCCCGCCTGAGCGCCCCGCGCGCCCAGGTACCCGCACCAGCCCTCCCACAGCCTGCGCCGTCCGTCCTCCGACGCCCGCTGCCGCAGCTCCTCGCGGCTGCAACCCTCGCCCAGGAGCTGCTTGGCCTCCTTGCCGGCGCGCATGAAGGCCTGCACCTTGGGCACCGAGGCGTCGTCGCAAATCGTCTCGGCGAGCGTCAGGCTGACGCCGTTGGCGCCGTCGGCCGCGGACAGGAAGACGAAGTCCTCTACCTCCTGCGCGGGCATCTGGCGCAGGTGGAAGCAGCCCAGGCGCCAGGTGAACGGCACGCGACAGCCCTCGCAGAATATCTTCGGCGTGAGCCGGGGCGAAATGGAGGGGTCAAAGTGGCTCAGCCCGATCTCTTCGAGGAACGGGAGCTGGGCAGGGCGTAGGTCCTCGACGTGCGCCGAGCGCGTGCCGCTGGTCAAGCCGCTGTAGAGCTGCTCCCAGTAGGGCAGCACGAACTCGGGGAAGCGCGCGGGCGGGATGAAGCTGGCGATGTCGTCACACATGCCGCTGCCGGCAGGATTCGGGAAGGGCTGCCCGTTCACCCCGGCGCAGACGCGGTCGAAATCCAGGATGCTGTCCA from bacterium encodes:
- a CDS encoding FecR domain-containing protein, which encodes MNRPKIACCLLLVLALLPAAVSAQTAKITAVLLDVKCRASAGATWAPAKVGRMLGAGAQVRTGKRGKCEIKFSDGSLIRLSPLSDLTLVKIAGKDLSMGYGKLYARIVKGTTARIQGGTGVASIKGTVLEFDAGDMGAARERATNVLTIFDGLAELSGGGQTREVGRGTQARIGRDGTPGEVRHVPGEEFFSGTADQWWEGLAPHTNLQSTPASPTGLAQRAEFQASHSPAMGADGWYPLHNGTVVIDLQSTRVGTASVADGQRRSSGQRLAALPLPAPDVALDVAPLTMLQTEPAKAFGKRFYGRTTRADLFALGSTDSSLAGVRVRPSAVWNDIYFELGGLAWTRTDCEWRAEISEAFAKARPRCGDVTVGRQHFIMGPVNNSNLGTLVGFDTADAVRWQPQLGAVRFDLGYVHDFLPLDQDHLRGYYTRVEGSIFRGTVGFNALHYNDIGTGVSMDFSFPVIAGKWDVYGEFGSDPADRSLETLGAYFPELYDRYDVDLFLEYAHREGQGSLLSARAYREFGHNWTTVLSVLARPEDDTVVSLGVIKGFD
- a CDS encoding uroporphyrinogen decarboxylase family protein; the protein is MTTRPDYATARERAGFGWYVGSSQGALRALAGIPIREFNLEVSACAETYRLGRIRQREVFGDEVGQYPLLTPAISYGHVNCLGSELLFPEGGEVAHTHVYGSLAEGVAALQQPVDWLSQGMAPYFLRFRDELQQRFPDEPVRWSFGGEGPLTTAYELRGDGFFTDIYDDPPLAREFMRLVVDSILDFDRVCAGVNGQPFPNPAGSGMCDDIASFIPPARFPEFVLPYWEQLYSGLTSGTRSAHVEDLRPAQLPFLEEIGLSHFDPSISPRLTPKIFCEGCRVPFTWRLGCFHLRQMPAQEVEDFVFLSAADGANGVSLTLAETICDDASVPKVQAFMRAGKEAKQLLGEGCSREELRQRASEDGRRRLWEGWCGYLGARGAQAGSAAWGMKAAGA
- a CDS encoding adenylate/guanylate cyclase domain-containing protein, encoding MNQRRIRSALAVVLCTVAAAAAAVVLHRPPAPLGSLLWRLELGAYDSRLASRPSRFNEQVVIVAIDNESLKQARNRLSEWPWPRSVHARLLDRLAADGARVIGMDILFDSPSDDPAADEALAQAMARCGRVILAGQLNQDTATRGEEMATGVSSVSFPVDCFAETMLDVGLTNIPRDPDATVRRAWLTRQHQEEPYYTLPVMLAAHYLGRDPAAIAAAGLRAGASGHPYIGGDTILINYTGPAGTIKYVPYYQVLEGITPPGTFRDKIVLVGGTAEILQDVYPTPMARQDPGHPEEARLVQMPGVEVQANALVTLLEGSAIRPTPLPVLWLVTGLLALLVAAATVYLRPLRAGLLTLVLLAVTVLATFLLMWQMRLWLPLVPPLLSGLLAYVAGTVYMYLTEERARLRLRRAWQQRVSAEVLHVILSNPVRKVQGRRLDATVMFSDLRGFTTLCSTSDPEVVVERLNKYLTAMVEVIREFGGTIHKFIGDGIMAVFGDPVAQDDHAARAVRAAVAMQRRMAAENAAAVAAGQAPLLMGIGIHSGALVAGDIGSEQMLEYTVIGDTVSTASRIEGLNKDFRTGILMSGQTVAALGTTDLPLKHLGTQSVRGRAETLELYTVDLPDLHPPTQPVGETSQP
- a CDS encoding glycosyltransferase family 39 protein, coding for MVENAPVPKMLRVWLAGAVLAVGVLFVFVVYQSARMAELSDLRAMDLAQVARNIATGQGFTTDLIRPLTLALAPSIQSHPDLVHAPLQPLFMSLLFRLFGPSNQSISWSSGIPFLLTIPLVFWLGQTAFSRKVGMLSAIVLGTNVVALTVGVSGTEGALLGLLFTLLCVVLILHQSRAPMRMPLAAVAGVLTGLLYLTHFTWLMAFAPVLLVLVLNASARQRMPNIILFTAAFVVVLLPWFYRTYRVTGNPLSNASAYEAMVNTRTFSGNMIYRSYEQNPPGVVSFMFSAPREIYERCRDAAVEAYPLWFSFTGLAIMPFFLVGVIVPLGHAGMDRLRPGLYILALLLFFALCIMGHDTRLLMPMAPVCTVIAVAFFYQLLDLRMKPLTERLRVRWTVFAVVVLMVLHLVPLFLQLAPGRPVASPVPTAVRRASQELNAMIPQLGGRENAPAVVLSDMPWAIAWYADRPAIWLPRNDVDLRRIEQVVGQVRWLVLTPQIVDVARPEQAQGWAQLWRMAVTRTPTVSSWRVRQTFANGNWVLFERVPDVASTGTLPAPQ
- a CDS encoding zinc ribbon domain-containing protein, yielding MSDGQPAAPEQDVEVTQPGDTGPPDAAGGQAKACHRCGGTLALDAQVCPHCGQKQYRLCFCGQAFPSNLSRCPACGTDWIKAVRVRRRSRSDRVKPRAMVRNALLGALVAVLASGLLNLIVTALAQRATPEGVVPRAIGERLYYAWYTLATSAIKLVNSLVGGLGYTLLIALAGAAIGALVYLVPPRLARASRHLRHGRVRRRRSHR
- a CDS encoding EpsI family protein, with translation MHADARRYLVAAVLLLGGAAYANLLWARRAPQVRYRVDFRDIPTRIGDMAAERVPVDQRIFQYLGADVMDELEYKSSNRNVHLSLVYGTDWRAVHSPLSCLPQQGWQVSEKKLVSVAAPPGCPHAGPLHGQMLHGRRGSQEILVLYVFAHRGGTTGDWMQQGWAVSQAPRGTGGLMLSLSTYPRPGAIEAARELLEEVLASVYVPAVRFWYQ
- a CDS encoding exosortase/archaeosortase family protein; translation: MAAEAQDAAQTPALPRTSASPSPLVLALLALLLVAGWHQHFVWLWQKGWHNEYYGHGFLIPLITAYLIYRRRDELAAAPRRDFALGLPLIALGLALHLVAIAKDVNFPQGFALVTVIIGLVIWLWGWPAARVIIFPLVFLLFMVPMGRLLVDKFAQPMQLWGARIAGGTAGFLGIPVVRSGTSLQIPGYRFEVAIACSGLKSAIAMTALGALYAYVVVAPMLKRLLIFAMSLPAALVANAIRIWLTLVLAQSFGPKAAEGFFHTLSGMLVFLIALLTLFAFGSLIGCTRMRDDI
- a CDS encoding sugar transferase, which codes for MTQVQPVRLPTEAATIAPPRTGVSRAYMVTKRVIDVIGAGFALLFLGLPMALVALAIKLESRGPVLYGQTRLGENGLPFRFLKFRSMVANAESIRADLEAVNEASGPVFKIRRDPRITRVGRWIRRTSLDETPQLFHVLMGQMSLVGPRPPLPEEVENYEPWQRERLAIRPGLTCIWQISGRSDIPFERWVELDIEYVRRRSLWLDLKILLLTIPAVLSGRGAY